Proteins encoded within one genomic window of Bacteroidetes bacterium SB0662_bin_6:
- the dnaK gene encoding molecular chaperone DnaK → MGKIIGIDLGTTNSVVSVMEGGEPAVITNSEGARTTPSVVAYKKDGERLVGMPAKRQAITNPQNTIASIKRFMGRQYGEVESEIKTVPYEVTRGDNNTARVKVGDRVYTPQEISAMVLQKLKQTAEDYLGEKVTEAVVTVPAYFNDAQRKATKEAGEIAGLNVRRIINEPTAAALAYGLDKKEKEDEVVAVYDLGGGTYDISILELGDGVFEVKATYGDTHLGGDDFDQRLIDYIADEFQKQEGIDLRKDKMALQRLKEAAEKAKIELSGQTQTNINLPFITATEDGPKHLTLDITRAAFEKLVDDLVERTIPPMEKALKDAGVSRDDIDEIILVGGSTRLPKIQEVVENFFGKKPNRSVNPDEVVAVGAAVQGGVLSGDVSDVLLLDVTPLNLGIETLGGVMTSLIQANTTIPTKKSEIFSTASDSQTSVEIHVLQGDRQMAMHNRTIGRFHLDGIPPAPRGIPQIEVTFDIDANGILDVTAKDNATGKKQNIRIEASSGLSDQEIEKMRQDAQTHAEEDQKKREQVEKLNQADSLAYSTEKNLKEYGDKIPAEKKAKVEAALERLKEVRKNDESPDLDSALEQLNQAWGEAAEDMYKAQQAAAQEEASADAGAGADQEEAAGDGSVDADFEVIDEDEESPGTNHK, encoded by the coding sequence CCGCCAAGCGGCAAGCGATCACGAATCCGCAAAATACGATCGCTTCGATCAAGCGCTTCATGGGACGCCAGTACGGCGAGGTCGAGAGCGAGATCAAGACCGTTCCGTACGAAGTGACCCGCGGCGATAACAATACGGCCCGCGTCAAGGTAGGCGACCGGGTATACACGCCGCAGGAAATCTCGGCGATGGTGCTCCAGAAACTGAAGCAGACGGCGGAGGACTACCTCGGCGAAAAAGTAACCGAGGCGGTCGTTACGGTCCCCGCATACTTCAACGACGCACAGCGCAAAGCCACGAAAGAGGCCGGCGAGATCGCCGGACTGAATGTGCGGCGCATCATCAACGAGCCGACGGCGGCGGCGCTCGCCTACGGTCTGGACAAGAAGGAAAAAGAGGACGAAGTCGTCGCCGTATACGATCTGGGCGGTGGCACGTACGACATCTCGATTCTCGAACTCGGCGACGGCGTGTTCGAGGTGAAGGCCACCTACGGCGATACGCATCTTGGAGGAGACGACTTCGACCAGCGGCTGATCGACTACATTGCCGATGAATTTCAGAAGCAGGAAGGCATCGACCTGCGCAAGGACAAAATGGCCCTGCAGCGGCTGAAAGAGGCCGCGGAGAAAGCCAAGATCGAGCTCTCCGGGCAAACGCAGACGAACATCAATCTGCCCTTCATTACCGCCACGGAAGACGGACCGAAGCACCTGACGCTCGACATCACGCGGGCCGCGTTCGAGAAACTGGTGGACGATCTGGTCGAGCGCACTATCCCCCCCATGGAAAAAGCGCTCAAGGACGCCGGGGTCTCAAGGGACGATATCGACGAAATAATTCTCGTCGGCGGTTCGACCCGCCTTCCGAAGATTCAGGAAGTGGTCGAGAATTTCTTCGGCAAAAAGCCCAACCGTTCGGTAAATCCGGACGAGGTGGTGGCCGTGGGCGCGGCCGTCCAGGGCGGCGTGCTTTCCGGGGACGTCAGCGATGTGCTGCTGCTCGACGTCACACCGCTCAATCTCGGCATCGAAACGCTCGGGGGAGTGATGACTTCGCTCATCCAGGCCAACACGACCATTCCCACGAAGAAGAGCGAGATTTTCTCCACGGCTTCGGACAGCCAGACCTCCGTGGAAATACATGTGCTCCAGGGAGATCGCCAGATGGCTATGCACAACCGCACGATCGGGCGTTTCCATCTGGACGGCATCCCTCCGGCGCCACGCGGCATCCCGCAGATCGAGGTCACCTTCGATATCGATGCGAACGGCATCCTTGACGTAACCGCCAAGGACAACGCCACCGGCAAAAAGCAGAACATCCGCATCGAGGCTTCCAGCGGACTCTCCGACCAGGAGATCGAGAAAATGCGCCAGGATGCCCAAACGCACGCCGAAGAGGACCAGAAGAAGCGGGAACAGGTCGAGAAGCTGAATCAGGCCGATTCGCTTGCGTACTCCACGGAGAAGAACCTGAAGGAATACGGGGACAAGATTCCCGCCGAAAAGAAGGCGAAGGTGGAGGCGGCGCTCGAGCGGCTCAAGGAAGTCCGCAAGAACGACGAGTCTCCCGATCTGGATTCGGCGCTGGAGCAACTCAACCAGGCATGGGGTGAAGCGGCTGAGGACATGTACAAGGCGCAGCAGGCCGCCGCACAGGAAGAAGCGAGCGCGGATGCCGGTGCTGGGGCAGACCAGGAGGAAGCTGCCGGAGACGGCTCCGTGGACGCCGACTTCGAAGTGATCGACGAGGACGAGGAGTCACCGGGGACGAATCATAAGTAG